In Aquimarina spinulae, a single window of DNA contains:
- a CDS encoding nitroreductase family protein codes for MESPSSITINGYNHVSYHSDVFSEEELVLKSKSFYEWLDKRRSVRDFSDKHVPKEVIENLIKSASTAPSGAHKQPWTFCAISNPTLKSQIRKEAEIEEKINYGNRMSERWKKDLEPLATDMNKPFLEVAPWLIIAFKKAYEFEENGDKHNNYYVNESIGIACGMLISAIHNAGLVTLTHTPSPMNFLTNILKRPANERAFLLLPVGYPKFPTYVPDLKRKELDEMTVFYE; via the coding sequence ATGGAATCACCAAGTAGCATTACCATCAATGGATATAATCATGTTTCTTACCATTCTGATGTTTTTTCTGAAGAAGAACTGGTTTTAAAAAGTAAATCATTTTACGAGTGGTTAGATAAAAGGAGATCGGTAAGAGATTTCTCTGATAAACATGTTCCTAAAGAGGTTATTGAAAATCTTATCAAAAGTGCTTCTACGGCTCCATCTGGAGCTCATAAACAACCCTGGACATTTTGTGCTATTTCTAATCCGACCTTAAAATCCCAAATTCGTAAAGAAGCGGAAATCGAAGAAAAAATAAACTATGGGAACAGGATGAGTGAACGCTGGAAAAAGGACCTAGAACCACTAGCTACCGATATGAATAAACCTTTTTTAGAAGTTGCTCCCTGGTTGATTATTGCATTCAAAAAAGCTTATGAATTCGAAGAAAATGGTGACAAACATAATAATTATTATGTAAATGAATCTATAGGGATCGCATGCGGGATGTTAATCTCTGCAATTCATAACGCTGGGTTGGTGACATTAACTCATACACCTAGTCCCATGAATTTTTTGACAAATATTCTTAAAAGACCGGCTAATGAAAGAGCCTTTTTGCTGCTCCCGGTTGGCTATCCCAAATTTCCTACCTATGTTCCAGATTTAAAAAGAAAAGAGTTGGATGAAATGACCGTTTTTTATGAATAA
- a CDS encoding ankyrin repeat domain-containing protein, whose amino-acid sequence MGIFKKLFGGSEKNDPKKKEIKKSEYNLQWITPEQNPWGLNILDLRPISQNMLSTSKDERMATNAISYNQEDGTTFKDYFPKSSKSFSSNLSIPIDGRLEEGVLFTPSTMEHKWAIYFMNDCLIFIRSWLREAFVVAKTTQEKNQLRITEITGEFTDDESREMTESILMFLLFSHSLNETIPAPIPNDLFENTDQAGMWAFSTYGNMAHLGYFENNFKYETDLKLRSHSLLHIAIARGEMDKIIDELNKGTNINCLAGDGLSTLQWAMTADPNILNFLLENGADPNSRSTEGATPIMNAVQSDKIEHLNLLIKNNADVNAKDERGFTALHRASEMGRDEMVRMLLANGADKNVEAENHTPLSLAVAMKNEEIIKLLGN is encoded by the coding sequence ATGGGGATTTTTAAAAAGCTATTTGGAGGAAGTGAGAAAAACGATCCTAAAAAAAAAGAAATCAAGAAAAGTGAATACAATTTACAATGGATCACTCCAGAGCAAAACCCTTGGGGTCTGAACATTTTGGATTTACGACCAATTTCTCAAAATATGCTTTCTACTTCAAAGGATGAGAGAATGGCGACCAATGCTATTTCATACAACCAAGAAGATGGAACAACTTTTAAAGATTATTTCCCTAAATCAAGCAAGAGTTTTTCTAGTAATTTAAGTATTCCAATTGACGGGAGACTTGAAGAGGGAGTTTTGTTTACCCCATCAACAATGGAACACAAATGGGCTATTTATTTTATGAATGATTGTTTGATATTTATTAGAAGTTGGTTAAGGGAAGCTTTTGTGGTTGCAAAAACTACCCAAGAGAAAAACCAATTAAGAATAACTGAAATAACAGGAGAATTCACAGACGATGAATCTCGAGAAATGACCGAATCTATCCTAATGTTTCTATTATTTAGTCATTCTTTAAATGAAACTATACCCGCTCCTATTCCAAATGATTTATTTGAAAATACAGATCAAGCTGGAATGTGGGCTTTTTCAACTTATGGAAATATGGCTCATTTAGGATATTTTGAAAATAATTTCAAATATGAGACTGATTTGAAACTAAGATCCCATTCATTATTGCATATTGCAATTGCTAGGGGGGAGATGGATAAAATAATTGATGAGTTAAATAAAGGTACTAATATAAATTGTTTGGCTGGAGATGGACTTTCAACTCTGCAATGGGCAATGACAGCAGACCCAAACATTTTGAATTTCTTGCTCGAAAATGGAGCTGATCCAAACTCTAGATCAACGGAAGGAGCAACACCAATAATGAATGCTGTACAATCTGACAAAATTGAACATTTAAACTTATTAATTAAAAATAATGCTGATGTCAATGCTAAAGATGAGAGAGGTTTTACCGCATTACATAGAGCTTCAGAAATGGGACGTGATGAAATGGTTCGTATGTTATTAGCAAATGGCGCTGATAAAAATGTAGAAGCGGAAAATCATACACCGTTATCATTAGCTGTAGCGATGAAAAATGAAGAGATTATAAAACTACTGGGAAATTAA
- a CDS encoding helix-turn-helix domain-containing protein, with protein sequence MILITLLNIAIFQGVVLGIIILKSPIFKSKANKYLAYAIFSISISLLNYVLDDIGVYTNIPLLSFIDTIDSGLLFPVFIFLYVAHQIDHPIKKSRKIIWLFVPYLYSTIVDIFDDINITTNLDTPYNFILLFLNIIQILIILFFIPGILIYAFVLISYSKNTQEKRWLTHLWLLTATLFGSWILTVLSSILLEYDFTSVMKILTVIATFLMHWISYFGIFKFRLAKDQEEIRALIDKRKNDSTTEIVTDVKLSKIHDAKKAESFTKEHSYFKKLEDLCVNHHIYRDSTLDRDKVAEMLGISTGYVSQLVNTVTGDNFTTYINHYRVEAVKDLILNSEFDNYSLLAIGLECGFSSKSTFHNAFKKITGTTPNAYRKKYK encoded by the coding sequence TTGATATTAATAACCCTTCTTAATATTGCAATATTCCAGGGAGTTGTTTTGGGAATAATTATTTTAAAATCTCCTATATTCAAAAGCAAGGCGAATAAATACTTGGCTTACGCCATTTTTTCAATTTCAATTTCTCTACTAAATTATGTTCTTGACGATATTGGAGTATATACTAACATTCCATTGCTAAGCTTTATCGACACCATAGATTCTGGGCTTCTTTTTCCTGTTTTTATTTTTTTATATGTTGCTCATCAAATTGATCATCCGATTAAAAAATCCAGAAAGATAATATGGTTATTTGTGCCATATTTGTACTCTACAATTGTAGATATTTTTGATGATATTAATATAACTACTAATCTTGATACCCCTTATAATTTCATTCTACTTTTCTTAAATATCATACAAATTCTAATAATACTTTTTTTCATACCAGGCATTTTAATTTACGCCTTTGTCCTTATTAGTTATTCGAAAAATACTCAAGAAAAAAGATGGCTTACTCATTTGTGGTTGTTAACGGCAACCCTATTTGGTTCTTGGATTTTGACTGTATTGTCTAGTATTCTTTTAGAGTATGATTTTACATCTGTCATGAAGATTCTTACCGTAATTGCCACATTCTTAATGCACTGGATAAGTTATTTTGGTATTTTTAAATTTAGACTAGCAAAAGATCAGGAAGAAATTAGAGCATTAATAGATAAACGAAAAAACGATAGTACTACAGAAATTGTTACCGATGTTAAACTATCTAAAATACATGATGCAAAAAAAGCAGAGTCTTTTACTAAAGAACATTCCTATTTTAAAAAGCTAGAAGACCTTTGTGTAAATCATCACATTTATAGAGACAGTACATTAGACAGGGATAAAGTAGCAGAAATGTTAGGTATTAGTACTGGCTATGTTTCTCAGCTTGTAAATACAGTTACAGGAGATAATTTTACTACTTATATTAATCATTACCGTGTTGAGGCGGTTAAAGATTTAATTCTCAATTCTGAGTTCGATAACTATAGTCTTTTAGCAATCGGACTAGAATGTGGCTTTTCTTCAAAGTCAACTTTTCATAATGCTTTCAAAAAAATAACGGGCACTACCCCAAATGCCTACCGAAAGAAGTATAAATAA
- a CDS encoding GNAT family N-acetyltransferase: MKISIRKVTLSELEKIYKIEEKVFSPMHYPLFVIRQYYDLFSDYFLIAENEEKEMAGYILGGVNPKEKDGWILALATEKKFRKQGIGLKLISTVIKKINELDINSILLTTEPNSPAVDFYKKIGFEIIKNESNYFGDHSERVLMQLNQKLDL; encoded by the coding sequence ATGAAAATATCGATAAGAAAAGTAACCCTAAGTGAACTAGAGAAAATCTATAAAATTGAAGAAAAAGTATTTTCCCCAATGCACTATCCACTATTTGTGATTAGGCAGTACTATGATTTATTTTCGGATTATTTTTTGATTGCCGAAAATGAAGAAAAAGAAATGGCAGGATATATTCTTGGAGGAGTTAATCCTAAAGAGAAAGATGGCTGGATACTCGCTTTGGCAACTGAAAAGAAGTTTAGAAAACAGGGAATAGGCTTAAAATTAATTTCGACCGTTATAAAAAAAATTAATGAGTTGGATATTAACAGTATTCTTTTGACTACCGAACCCAATAGTCCTGCGGTTGATTTTTACAAAAAAATAGGATTTGAAATTATTAAGAATGAATCAAACTATTTTGGAGATCATTCAGAACGAGTTCTAATGCAATTAAATCAAAAGCTAGATTTGTAA
- a CDS encoding single-stranded DNA-binding protein, with protein MNTLKNKVQLIGNLGQEPEIVNLESGKKLVKFSIATNDQYYNKQGDKITDTQWHNIIAWGKIADIVDKYVNKGQEVAIQGKLTSRSYEDNEGQKRYITEVVCNELLMLGK; from the coding sequence ATGAACACGCTAAAAAACAAAGTACAGTTGATTGGAAACTTAGGACAAGAACCAGAAATTGTAAATCTTGAATCTGGTAAAAAACTTGTTAAATTCTCTATTGCAACAAATGACCAATATTATAACAAACAAGGGGATAAAATCACAGATACCCAATGGCATAATATCATTGCATGGGGTAAAATTGCCGATATCGTAGATAAATATGTAAACAAAGGACAAGAGGTCGCTATCCAAGGGAAACTTACCTCTCGAAGTTATGAAGATAACGAAGGTCAAAAACGATATATCACAGAGGTAGTTTGTAATGAACTATTGATGTTAGGAAAATAA
- a CDS encoding DUF5777 family beta-barrel protein: MKKIFLLFLIPLLSFSQDDLLREINTEKDDNQYASAVFKGLKIVNFESTKLADKGLFYLVVSHRFGSVKSGIEDFFGLDQAVTRLNFMYGISDKIQIGISRSSFQKTYEASLKYRLLRQKKSSFPFTVVGYHSITANTDLDKEDLPGLEFKHRLSYVSQLLIARKFNKNFSLQLMPTLLHENLVKISNQDNTQYAIGIGGRHKLTKRWSVNIDYGLHLNRASNSPFKNPLSIGFDLETGGHVFQLHFTNAQPMNTSGFLSQGSGDWSDGDFFFGFNLSRVF; encoded by the coding sequence ATGAAAAAAATATTTCTATTGTTTTTAATTCCTCTATTGTCATTCTCGCAAGATGATTTACTTCGGGAAATTAATACTGAAAAAGATGACAATCAATATGCGAGTGCTGTTTTTAAAGGATTAAAAATTGTGAATTTCGAATCTACCAAACTAGCCGATAAAGGGTTATTTTATTTAGTCGTTTCTCATAGATTTGGTTCTGTTAAATCAGGAATTGAAGATTTTTTTGGATTAGACCAGGCCGTTACCAGGTTAAATTTTATGTATGGCATTAGTGATAAAATACAAATTGGTATATCCCGTAGTTCATTTCAGAAAACATATGAAGCTTCTCTGAAATACCGGTTATTAAGGCAAAAAAAGAGTAGTTTTCCTTTTACAGTAGTGGGTTACCATAGTATAACTGCAAATACCGATCTGGACAAAGAAGATTTACCTGGCCTCGAGTTTAAGCATAGGTTATCTTATGTATCACAGTTGTTAATCGCCAGAAAATTTAACAAAAACTTCTCACTACAGTTAATGCCAACACTTTTACATGAGAACCTTGTAAAAATTAGCAATCAGGATAATACGCAATATGCGATAGGAATTGGAGGGCGACATAAACTTACCAAAAGATGGTCTGTTAATATCGATTATGGACTTCATCTTAATAGAGCTAGTAACTCTCCATTTAAAAACCCTCTTTCTATAGGGTTTGATTTAGAAACTGGCGGACATGTATTTCAGTTACATTTTACCAATGCACAACCTATGAATACAAGTGGATTCTTGAGTCAGGGATCGGGTGATTGGAGTGACGGAGACTTTTTCTTTGGATTTAATTTATCACGAGTATTTTAA
- the hppD gene encoding 4-hydroxyphenylpyruvate dioxygenase, with amino-acid sequence MPDLKNIENYKYSLEKIFPEAEDFLPLLGTDYVEYYVGNAKQAAHFYKTALGFQSLAYAGLETGLKDRTSYVVVQDKIRLVFTTPMPGGESKEIYDHIQKHGDGVKVIALWVEDARKSWEETTKRGAKSYFEPRVEKDEDGEVVRSGIHTYGDTVHVFVERKNYNGTFLPKFEKWESHYNPTSCGLKYIDHMVGNVDWGQMNVWAKFYNEVMGFANLITFDDKDISTEYTALMSKVMTNGNGRIKFPINEPAEGKKKSQIEEYIDFYGGAGCQHIAVATDDIVFTVSEMKKRGVEFLYVPGTYYDTVGDRVGEIAEDMKLLKKHGIMVDRDDEGYLLQIFTKPLTDRPTLFFEIIQRKGAQSFGKGNFKALFESIEAEQARRGTL; translated from the coding sequence ATGCCAGATTTAAAAAATATAGAAAACTATAAATATAGCTTAGAGAAAATATTTCCTGAAGCCGAAGATTTTTTACCACTTTTAGGAACAGATTACGTAGAATATTATGTTGGAAATGCAAAGCAGGCAGCTCATTTTTATAAAACAGCACTTGGGTTTCAGTCTTTGGCTTATGCCGGCTTAGAGACAGGCCTAAAAGACAGAACATCCTATGTTGTGGTACAAGATAAAATACGTTTGGTTTTTACCACACCAATGCCAGGTGGAGAAAGTAAAGAAATATATGATCATATTCAAAAACATGGTGATGGAGTTAAAGTTATTGCATTATGGGTTGAAGATGCTCGTAAATCGTGGGAAGAAACTACAAAAAGAGGAGCAAAATCTTATTTTGAGCCAAGAGTAGAAAAGGATGAAGATGGTGAAGTAGTGCGATCAGGAATACACACTTATGGAGATACAGTGCATGTTTTTGTTGAACGTAAAAACTACAACGGAACATTTCTTCCGAAGTTCGAAAAATGGGAATCTCACTACAATCCAACAAGTTGTGGCCTAAAATATATTGATCATATGGTAGGTAATGTAGATTGGGGGCAAATGAATGTTTGGGCAAAATTCTATAACGAAGTGATGGGGTTTGCAAACCTGATTACCTTTGATGATAAAGATATTTCTACAGAATACACGGCTTTAATGAGTAAAGTAATGACCAATGGGAATGGAAGAATTAAATTTCCGATAAATGAACCCGCCGAAGGCAAAAAGAAATCTCAAATTGAAGAATACATAGATTTTTATGGCGGAGCAGGATGTCAGCATATAGCCGTTGCTACAGATGATATTGTATTTACAGTTAGCGAAATGAAAAAACGAGGGGTAGAGTTTCTATATGTACCAGGAACGTATTATGATACCGTTGGAGATCGTGTAGGAGAAATAGCAGAAGATATGAAACTTCTTAAAAAACATGGGATTATGGTAGATAGAGATGATGAAGGGTATTTGCTTCAGATTTTTACTAAACCATTGACCGATAGACCCACATTGTTTTTTGAAATTATTCAACGCAAAGGAGCGCAATCTTTTGGGAAAGGAAATTTTAAAGCCCTATTTGAATCTATAGAAGCAGAACAGGCAAGACGAGGAACATTATAG
- a CDS encoding ferredoxin, with product MVVVTLQREKCIGCNYCVEMAPTHFQMSKKDGKTVLLHATDKKGFHTLKSPDNTIYDDCVQAQKACPVKIITTKMV from the coding sequence ATGGTAGTAGTTACCCTACAGCGCGAAAAATGTATTGGTTGTAATTATTGTGTAGAAATGGCCCCTACCCATTTTCAGATGTCTAAAAAAGATGGAAAAACAGTACTACTACATGCCACAGATAAAAAAGGATTCCACACCCTAAAATCTCCCGACAACACTATTTATGATGATTGTGTACAGGCTCAAAAAGCCTGCCCAGTAAAGATTATTACGACAAAGATGGTATAA
- a CDS encoding alpha/beta fold hydrolase, with protein sequence MKKIILSNVKIAVLILIGLTIFSCSKDDDNINDLGETIFVRHKNADMTAYIHGNASEKVFLIILHGGPGGSGWQYRKNTIKSKIEKNNAVVYFDQRGSGNSQGNYSEADVSVDIMAEDVLALVKVLKTKYGDDSRLFLMGHSWGGTLGPATLLKNQEDFLGWIDVDGAHDPKGSYNEYKIALKKMADEQIALENNIDYWKAVLDLVKNVDSDYNEDDFYKMNREAYRAEEKLADDKIINKPTSDDDGSQYNFFINNWNANRIQSILVKKGLFQKVSFTNRLHEITIPSLVLWGKYDIGVPTVYAQEAYDNLGSNQKELFIFEKSAHSPMDTEPDLFAEKVIDFINKHK encoded by the coding sequence ATGAAAAAAATAATTCTTAGTAACGTAAAAATAGCAGTGCTAATATTAATAGGTCTAACTATTTTCTCTTGTTCAAAAGACGATGATAATATTAATGACTTAGGCGAAACCATTTTTGTAAGGCATAAAAATGCAGATATGACAGCGTATATTCATGGCAATGCTTCTGAAAAAGTATTTCTAATCATATTGCATGGTGGCCCTGGTGGATCCGGATGGCAATATAGAAAGAACACTATTAAAAGTAAAATTGAAAAAAACAATGCTGTTGTTTATTTTGATCAACGTGGCTCTGGCAACTCACAAGGGAATTATTCTGAAGCAGATGTAAGTGTGGATATTATGGCAGAAGATGTGTTGGCCCTTGTAAAGGTTTTAAAAACTAAGTACGGCGATGATTCTCGATTATTTTTAATGGGACATAGTTGGGGAGGCACTTTAGGACCTGCTACCTTATTAAAAAATCAGGAAGATTTTTTGGGGTGGATTGATGTAGATGGTGCTCATGACCCTAAAGGATCTTACAATGAATATAAAATCGCTTTAAAGAAGATGGCTGATGAGCAAATCGCTTTAGAAAATAATATTGATTATTGGAAAGCTGTACTTGATTTAGTAAAAAATGTAGACTCAGATTATAATGAAGATGATTTTTATAAAATGAATAGAGAAGCTTATAGAGCAGAAGAAAAACTTGCTGATGACAAGATAATTAACAAACCAACATCTGATGATGATGGTTCACAATATAATTTCTTTATAAATAATTGGAATGCTAACAGAATACAGTCTATTTTAGTTAAAAAAGGGCTTTTTCAGAAGGTATCGTTTACCAATAGACTACATGAAATTACCATACCATCACTAGTGCTTTGGGGTAAATACGACATTGGTGTTCCTACGGTATACGCCCAGGAAGCCTATGACAATTTAGGATCTAATCAAAAAGAGCTATTCATTTTTGAAAAATCGGCACACAGCCCTATGGATACAGAACCAGATCTTTTTGCCGAAAAAGTAATTGATTTCATCAATAAGCATAAATAG
- a CDS encoding OmpW/AlkL family protein gives MKNVIITVLVVLLGVTNFAYAQESNDNADFSKWQIRLRGIVVSPDESATIEAIGGDVDISTAIVPELDITYFFTENWSAELILATTKHDVKAMGTAAGNIDLGDVWLLPPTLLGQYHFTGGNFVPYLGAGVNLTLFYGVDEGPVVDDVDYDTAVGFAFQGGFDFMLNDKWFINVDVKKVFLSTDATVNATTALGATVGADVDINPWIFGAGVGIKL, from the coding sequence ATGAAAAATGTAATAATTACTGTATTGGTTGTACTATTAGGAGTAACTAATTTTGCGTATGCACAAGAATCAAATGATAATGCCGATTTTAGTAAATGGCAAATTAGACTAAGAGGAATCGTTGTATCACCAGATGAAAGTGCTACAATAGAAGCTATAGGAGGAGATGTAGATATTTCTACGGCTATTGTTCCAGAATTGGATATCACTTATTTTTTTACAGAAAACTGGTCTGCAGAGCTAATTTTGGCAACTACAAAACATGATGTAAAAGCTATGGGTACTGCTGCAGGAAATATAGACCTGGGTGATGTGTGGTTATTGCCTCCTACTTTACTTGGGCAATATCATTTTACTGGTGGTAATTTTGTTCCATACCTTGGTGCAGGAGTTAATCTAACTCTATTTTATGGGGTTGATGAAGGACCTGTGGTAGATGACGTAGATTACGATACTGCTGTTGGTTTTGCTTTTCAGGGTGGTTTTGATTTTATGCTTAACGACAAATGGTTTATAAATGTAGATGTCAAAAAAGTATTTTTAAGCACAGATGCTACTGTTAATGCAACAACGGCTTTGGGAGCAACTGTAGGCGCAGATGTAGATATTAATCCATGGATATTTGGAGCAGGAGTGGGTATTAAATTATAA
- a CDS encoding YceI family protein — protein MKIFIIIFCLLISGVSRSQEKYIEKKGTIAFEASEKTFEPVKAKNTSVTAILNVNTGEIASLALIKEFRFRNALMEEHFNENYIESDIYSKAIFRGKIIAFNFFELFEQEKEFKVNGQLKLHGREKSIESILYLSKKDEYISLRGEFVVTPQDFDISIPKIVRNKIAEHVKVFVDFKLKQQ, from the coding sequence ATGAAAATATTCATAATCATATTTTGCTTATTGATATCTGGTGTTTCTCGTTCTCAAGAAAAATATATAGAAAAAAAGGGAACCATTGCTTTTGAAGCTTCTGAAAAAACATTTGAACCTGTTAAAGCAAAAAACACATCTGTTACTGCAATTCTAAATGTAAACACTGGCGAAATAGCCTCATTGGCTTTGATAAAAGAATTTAGGTTCAGGAACGCACTAATGGAAGAGCATTTTAATGAAAACTATATCGAATCAGACATCTACTCTAAAGCTATTTTTAGAGGAAAAATTATAGCATTTAATTTTTTTGAATTATTCGAACAAGAAAAAGAGTTTAAAGTCAACGGACAGCTTAAACTACATGGTAGAGAAAAAAGTATCGAATCGATACTATATCTATCAAAAAAAGATGAGTACATCTCTTTACGCGGGGAATTTGTTGTTACGCCACAGGATTTTGATATCTCTATTCCAAAAATAGTAAGGAATAAAATAGCCGAACACGTAAAGGTGTTCGTTGATTTTAAATTAAAACAACAATGA
- a CDS encoding peptidase U32 family protein, whose product MTPTGTMELMAPAGNFESLQAAIDNGADSVYFGVDQLNMRARASINFTIADLPEIARRCIEKNVRTYLTLNTIIYDHDLSIIKTLLDAAKAANLTAVIAMDQAVIAYARQIDMEVHISTQINITNIETVKFYSLFADTMVMSRELSLRQVKKICDQIEKEQIKGPSGELVEVEIFGHGALCMAVSGKCYLSLHSHNSSANRGACKQNCRKKYSVVDQETGFEMELDNEYIMSPKDLCTLDFLDQVIDTGAKVLKIEGRGRAPEYVAKVIKTYREAIDACTNGDFTKTKVDHWMKELEKVYNRGFWSGYYLGQKLGEWSDVSGSKATQKKVYIGKGVHFFPKPSIAEFKIEAYDIKLGDTILITGPTTGVEEFELKEMMVNDERLDTAQKGDSCTIPTNFRIRPSDKLYKIVQE is encoded by the coding sequence ATGACCCCAACAGGAACAATGGAGTTAATGGCACCAGCAGGTAATTTTGAATCTCTACAAGCCGCTATTGATAATGGAGCAGATTCTGTTTATTTTGGAGTAGATCAATTAAATATGCGGGCCAGAGCCAGTATAAATTTTACGATTGCCGATTTACCTGAAATAGCGCGTCGCTGTATCGAAAAAAATGTACGTACTTACCTTACACTTAATACTATAATTTATGATCACGATTTATCGATTATAAAAACGTTATTAGATGCTGCCAAAGCAGCAAATCTAACTGCTGTAATTGCAATGGATCAGGCTGTTATTGCTTATGCTAGACAGATCGATATGGAAGTTCACATTTCTACTCAAATCAATATCACCAATATTGAAACGGTAAAGTTCTATTCTCTTTTTGCAGATACTATGGTAATGAGCCGGGAATTAAGTTTACGACAAGTAAAGAAAATTTGTGATCAGATAGAGAAAGAACAAATTAAAGGCCCTTCGGGAGAATTAGTTGAAGTTGAAATTTTTGGTCATGGAGCACTTTGTATGGCGGTGTCTGGCAAATGTTACCTGAGCTTGCACTCTCATAACTCTTCTGCTAATCGTGGTGCCTGCAAACAAAATTGCAGAAAAAAATATAGTGTTGTAGATCAGGAAACTGGTTTTGAAATGGAATTGGATAATGAGTATATCATGTCTCCAAAAGATTTATGCACATTAGATTTCTTAGATCAAGTTATAGACACCGGGGCCAAAGTATTAAAGATTGAAGGCCGTGGGCGAGCTCCCGAATATGTAGCCAAAGTGATTAAAACGTATCGTGAAGCCATAGATGCCTGTACCAATGGAGACTTTACCAAAACCAAAGTCGATCACTGGATGAAAGAATTAGAGAAAGTATATAACAGAGGCTTTTGGAGTGGGTATTATTTAGGACAAAAATTAGGAGAATGGAGTGATGTTTCTGGATCCAAAGCCACCCAAAAGAAAGTATACATTGGTAAAGGTGTTCACTTTTTTCCTAAGCCCAGCATCGCAGAGTTTAAAATTGAAGCTTATGATATTAAACTGGGAGATACCATTTTAATTACAGGCCCTACAACAGGAGTAGAAGAGTTCGAACTCAAAGAGATGATGGTAAACGATGAGCGATTAGATACTGCACAAAAAGGGGATTCGTGTACTATTCCTACTAATTTTAGAATACGTCCATCTGATAAACTTTATAAAATCGTTCAGGAATAA